In Zingiber officinale cultivar Zhangliang chromosome 6A, Zo_v1.1, whole genome shotgun sequence, a single genomic region encodes these proteins:
- the LOC121993961 gene encoding senescence-specific cysteine protease SAG39-like: MGRIPAAAFTVKQCLVLAALFAVISSTAWGRKLSYPESMSMAERHERWMAQHGRVYRDDAEKQRRFDIFKSNVELIDSFNAAGKHKYSLGINQFADMTNEEFKSSYTGFKNMIAAKPIRKGGFMYENVSATPKSVDWRTKGAVTPIKDQGQCGCCWAFSAVAAMEGITKLTAGKLISLSEQQLVDCDVHGEDQGCNGGLMDNAFEFIINNGGLATETKYPYQATDGTCSKQKSSPSAAAISGYEDVPADDEVALRKAVAHQPVSVAIEASGSAFQFYNGGVFTGECGTDLDHGVTAVGYGATSDGSKYWLVKNSWGADWGENGYIRMERDVDAKEGLCGIAMQASYPTA; the protein is encoded by the exons ATGGGTAGAATTCCGGCCGCCGCCTTCACCGTGAAGCAATGCCTCGTCTTGGCGGCCTTGTTCGCTGTAATATCAAGCACCGCTTGGGGGCGCAAGCTAAGTTATCCAGAGAGCATGTCCATGGCAGAGAGGCACGAGCGGTGGATGGCGCAGCACGGGCGCGTCTACCGCGATGACGCAGAGAAGCAGCGCCGCTTCGACATCTTCAAGTCCAACGTCGAGCTCATCGACTCGTTCAACGCCGCCGGCAAGCACAAGTACTCGCTGGGCATCAACCAGTTCGCCGACATGACCAACGAGGAGTTCAAATCTTCCTACACTGGCTTCAAGAATATGATCGCGGCGAAGCCGATCAGGAAGGGAGGATTCATGTACGAGAACGTGTCCGCGACGCCGAAGAGCGTCGACTGGAGGACCAAAGGAGCAGTCACTCCCATCAAAGATCAAGGGCAGTGTG GATGTTGCTGGGCGTTCTCGGCAGTGGCGGCGATGGAAGGCATCACCAAGCTCACCGCTGGCAAGTTGATCTCTCTCTCCGAGCAGCAGCTGGTGGACTGCGACGTCCACGGCGAGGACCAAGGCTGCAACGGCGGCCTCATGGACAACGCGTTCGAGTTCATCATCAACAACGGCGGCCTCGCCACCGAGACCAAGTACCCTTACCAGGCCACCGACGGCACCTGCAGCAAGCAGAAATCCTCCCCCTCCGCCGCCGCCATCAGTGGGTACGAGGACGTGCCTGCCGACGATGAGGTGGCGCTGCGCAAGGCCGTGGCCCACCAGCCGGTGTCGGTGGCGATAGAGGCCAGCGGATCGGCCTTCCAGTTCTACAACGGCGGCGTCTTCACGGGGGAATGTGGAACTGATCTCGACCACGGCGTCACAGCGGTGGGCTACGGCGCGACGAGCGATGGCAGCAAGTACTGGCTGGTGAAGAATTCTTGGGGTGCCGATTGGGGGGAGAACGGCTACATAAGGATGGAAAGGGACGTGGATGCTAAGGAAGGGCTGTGTGGTATCGCCATGCAAGCTTCCTACCCAACTGCTTGA